One genomic region from Uloborus diversus isolate 005 chromosome 2, Udiv.v.3.1, whole genome shotgun sequence encodes:
- the LOC129235324 gene encoding pneumococcal serine-rich repeat protein-like isoform X4 → MVWLNEATVFFTASLLLLFYCPVNAQVAQASSSAAVQNVFGNQDVARNFLGCLTSGIRSSSAFPRQEQEDLDAVATGILSAVTTSSGVSAGVRAQALSTALASSLAQLIIAEAAGSEYSTQASALSNVLSSCFLRITGVPNPPFVSEIEGLVSLFAEEAGLPPLNLSQFSTGGISVGLGQAGSQAGSQAGSQSASQAAASSSTSAFASASAFAQSASFALSSSSSFASAVSSASSVSALGILGYQVGLQAAGSLGISNSQAFASSISQALTSVGVGASSSAYASAVSGVVAQYLSGTGVLTSANAQALASSFANVFAASAASASAAASASSAASAQSAAAALAQSQSAASAFSQAASQAFSQATSQAGSQAASQAGSQAASQAGSQAASQAGSQAASQAGSQAASQSGSGASSFTTTISRSSAGSQAGSQAGSQAGSQAGSQAGSQAGSQAGSQAGSQAGSQAGSQAGSQAGSQAGSQAASQAGSQSASQASASSSASAFASASAFAQSASFALSSSSSFASAVSSASSVSALGTLGYQVGLQAAGSLGISNSQAFASSISQALTSVGVGASSSAYASAVSGVVAQYLSGTGVLTSANAQALASSFANVFAASAASASAAASASSAASAQSAAAASAQSQSAASAFSQAASQAFSQAASQAGSQAASQAGSQAASQAGSQAASQAGSQAASQAGSQAASQSGSGASSFTTTISRSSAGSQAGSQAGSQAGSQAGSQAGSQAGSQAGSQAGSQAGSQAGSQAGSQAASQAGSQSASQASASSSASAFASASAFAQSASFALSSSSSFASAVSSASSVSALGTLGYQVGLQAAGSLGISNSQAFASSISQALTSVGVGASSSAYASAVSGVVAQYLSGTGVLTSANAQALASSFANVFAASAASASAAASASSAASAQSTAAALAQSQSAASAFSQAASQAFSQAASQAGSQAASQAGSQAASQAGSQAASQAGSQAASQAGSQAASQSGSGASSFTTTISRSSAGSQAGSQAGSQAGSQAGSQAGSQAGSQAGSQAGSQAGSQAGSQAGSQAGSQAGSQAGSQAGSQAASQAGSQSASQASASSSASAFASASAFAQSASFALSSSSSFASAVSSASSVSALGTLGYQVGLQAAGSLGISNSQAFASSISQALTSVGVGASSSAYASAVSGVVAQYLSGTGVLTSANAQALASSFANVFAASAASASAAASASSAASAQSAAAASAQSQSAASAFSQAASQAFSQAASQAGSQAASQAGSQAASQAGSQAASQAGSQAASQAGSQAASQSGSGASSFTTTISRSSAGSQAGSQAGSQAGSQAGSQAGSQAGSQAASQAGSQSASQASASSSASAFASASAFAQSASFALSSSSSFASAVSSASSVSALGTLGYQVGLQAAGSLGISNSQAFASSISQALTSVGVGASSSAYASAVSGVVAQYLSGTGVLTSANAQALASSFANVFAASAASASAAASASSAASAQSTAAALAQSQSAASAFSQAASQAFSQAASQAGSQAASQAGSQAASQAGSQAASQAGSQAASQAGSQAASQSGSGASSFTTTISRSSAGSQAGSQAGSQAGSQAGSQAGSQAGSQAGSQAGSQAGSQAGSQAGSQAASQAGSQSASQASASSSASAFASASAFAQSASFALSSSSSFASAVSSASSVSALGTLGYQVGLQAAGSLGISNSQAFASSISQALTSVGVGASSSAYASAVSGVVAQYLSGTGVLTSANAQALASSFANVFAASAASASAAASASSAASAQSAAAALAQSQSAASAFSQAASQAFSQAASQAGSQAASQAGSQATSQAGSQAASQAGSQAASQAGSQAASQSGSGASSFTTTISRSSAGSQAGSQAGSQAGSQAGSQAGSQAGSQAGSQAGSQAGSQAGSQAASQAGSQSASQASASSSASAFASASAFAQSASFALSSSSSFASAVSSASSVSALGTLGYQVGLQAAGSLGISNSQAFASSISQALTSVGVGASSSAYASAVSGVVAQYLSGTGVLTSANAQALASSFANVFAASAASASAAASASSAASAQSAAAALAQSQSAASAFSQAASQAFSQAASQAGSQAASQAGSQAASQAGSQAASQAGSQAASQAGSQAASQAGSQAASQSGSGASSFTTTISRSSAGSQAGSQAGSQAGSQAGSQAGSQAGSQAGSQAGSQAGSQAGSQAASQAGSQSASQASASSSASAFASASAFAQSASFALSSSSSFASAVSSASSVSALGTLGYQVGLQAAGSLGISNSQAFASSISQALTSVGVGASSSAYASAVSGVVAQYLSGTGVLTSANAQALASSFANVFAASAASASAAASASSAASAQSTAAALAQSQSAASAFSQAASQAFSQAASQAGSQAASQAGSQAASQAGSQAASQAGSQAASQSGSGASSFTTTISRSSAGSQAGSQAGSQAGSQAGSQAGSQAGSQAGSQAGSQAGSQAASQAGSQSASQASASSSASAFASASAFAQSASFALSSSSSFASAVSSASSVSALGTLGYQVGLQAAGSLGISNSQAFASSISQALTSVGVGASSSAYASAVSGVVAQYLSGTGVLTSANAQALASSFANVFAASAASASAAASASSAASAQSAAAALAQSQSAASAFSQAASQAFSQAASQAGSQVASQAGSQAESQAGSQAASQAGSQAASQAGSQAASQSGSGASSFTTTISRSSAGSQAGSQAGSQAGSQAGSQAGSQAGSQAGSQAGSQAASQAGSQSASQASASSSASAFASASAFAQSASFALSSSSSFASAVSSASSVSALGTLGYQVGLQAAGSLGISNSQAFASSISQALTSVGVGASSSAYASAVSGVVAQYLSGTGALTSANAQALASSFANVFAASAASASAAASASSATSAQSAAAALAQSQAAASAFSQAASQASSQASSQAASQASSQASSQAGSQASSQASSQASSQAVSQAASQAASQAASQSAASARAGASSASFSASQSNAASQAGSQAASRAASQAASQAGSQSASQAAASSSASASASASAFAQSASLALASSSSFASAISSVSSVSSLGSLGYQVGLQAAGSLGISNSQAFASSISQALTSVGVGASSAAYASAVSGVLAQYLSGTGVLTSANAQALASSFANVFAASAASASAATSASSSASAQSAAAALAQNQSAASAFSQAASQAGSQASSQAGSQVASQSASGSGAFGFGTSASGIITSSPSLANLVSNVAPILLSSNGLSSSSASSRINSIASGLSTALSSSSGVSLENLSSSLSSVFSEIQNNSFGVSAEQALIQALFEVLTGTVQVLNRGQTSFVSVSSPTVISSSF, encoded by the exons ATGGTTTGGCTAAATGAAGCAACCGTGTTCTTCACTGCTAGCTTACTGCTACTTTTCTATTGCCCGGTGAACGCACAGGTAGCACAAGCATCAAGCAGTGCTGCAGTACAAAATGTTTTCGGCAATCAAGATGTTGCAAGGAATTTCTTGGGCTGTCTAACATCAGGCATCAGAAGCTCTTCCGCATTTCCAAGACAAGAACAAGAAGATCTCGATGCAGTAGCAACAGGAATTCTCTCAGCTGTTACAACATCAAGTGGAGTATCGGCAGGAGTAAGAGCTCAAGCACTCAGTACAGCCTTAGCATCATCTTTGGCTCAGTTGATTATAGCCGAAGCTGCAGGATCCGAATACTCTACCCAAGCATCTGCTCTCTCGAATGTACTATCCAGCTGCTTCCTGAGAATCACTGGTGTCCCAAATCCACCATTCGTTTCTGAAATCGAGGGTCTGGTCTCCTTATTTGCTGAAGAAGCTGGCCTACCTCCTCTAAATTTATCTCAATTTTCAACAGGAGGAATTAGCGTTGGCCTGGGGCAAGCGGGAAGTCAGGCAGGAAGCCAAGCTGGAAGTCAATCAGCAAGTCAGGCAGCAGCAAGCAGCTCGACCTCCGCTTTTGCCTCTGCATCTGCTTTCGCACAATCAGCGTCTTTCGCACTTTCATCCTCCAGCTCTTTCGCAAGCGCCGTCTCATCAGCTTCTTCGGTTTCTGCTCTCGGAATTTTAGGATATCAAGTAGGCCTCCAAGCAGCAGGTTCTCTCGGAATCAGCAACTCCCAGGCATTTGCCAGTTCAATATCTCAAGCACTTACTTCCGTTGGTGTGGGAGCTAGTTCATCAGCATACGCGAGTGCAGTATCTGGAGTTGTTGCTCAATACCTTTCAGGAACAGGTGTTCTTACATCAGCGAATGCACAAGCTCTGGCTTCCTCTTTCGCAAATGTATTTGCAGCGTCTGCAGCCTCAGCTTCTGCAGCGGCATCTGCTTCAAGCGCAGCATCTGCACAGTCTGCTGCTGCTGCATTAGCTCAAAGTCAGTCGGCAGCCTCTGCATTCTCTCAAGCAGCTAGTCAAGCATTTAGTCAGGCAACTAGCCAAGCAGGAAGTCAAGCCGCAAGCCAAGCAGGAAGTCAAGCCGCAAGCCAAGCAGGAAGTCAAGCCGCAAGCCAAGCCGGAAGTCAAGCCGCAAGCCAAGCCGGAAGTCAAGCTGCAAGTCAAAGTGGATCTGGAGCATCGAGTTTCACAACAACCATTTCGAGGAGTAGTGCTGGTAGTCAGGCTGGTAGTCAAGCTGGTAGCCAAGCAGGAAGTCAAGCTGGTAGCCAAGCAGGAAGTCAAGCTGGTAGCCAAGCAGGAAGTCAAGCTGGTAGCCAAGCAGGAAGTCAAGCTGGTAGCCAAGCAGGAAGTCAAGCTGGTAGCCAAGCTGGCAGCCAAGCAGCTAGCCAAGCTGGAAGTCAATCAGCAAGTCAGGCATCAGCAAGCAGCTCTGCCTCCGCTTTTGCCTCTGCATCAGCTTTCGCTCAATCAGCGTCTTTCGCACTTTCATCCTCCAGCTCTTTCGCAAGCGCCGTCTCATCAGCTTCTTCGGTTTCTGCTCTCGGAACTTTAGGATATCAAGTTGGCCTCCAAGCAGCAGGTTCTCTTGGAATCAGCAACTCCCAGGCATTTGCCAGTTCAATATCTCAAGCACTTACTTCGGTTGGTGTGGGAGCTAGTTCATCAGCATACGCGAGTGCAGTATCTGGAGTTGTTGCTCAATACCTTTCAGGAACAGGTGTTCTTACATCAGCGAATGCACAAGCTCTGGCTTCCTCTTTCGCAAATGTATTTGCAGCGTCTGCAGCCTCAGCTTCTGCAGCGGCATCTGCTTCAAGCGCAGCATCTGCACAGTCTGCTGCTGCTGCATCAGCTCAAAGTCAGTCGGCAGCCTCTGCATTCTCTCAAGCAGCAAGTCAAGCATTTAGTCAGGCAGCTAGCCAAGCAGGAAGTCAAGCCGCAAGCCAAGCAGGAAGTCAAGCCGCAAGCCAAGCAGGAAGTCAAGCCGCAAGCCAAGCAGGAAGTCAAGCCGCAAGCCAAGCCGGAAGTCAAGCTGCAAGTCAAAGTGGATCTGGAGCATCGAGTTTCACAACAACCATTTCGAGGAGTAGTGCTGGTAGTCAGGCTGGTAGTCAAGCTGGTAGCCAAGCAGGAAGTCAAGCTGGTAGCCAAGCAGGAAGTCAAGCTGGTAGCCAAGCAGGAAGTCAAGCTGGTAGCCAAGCAGGAAGTCAAGCTGGTAGCCAAGCTGGCAGCCAAGCAGCTAGCCAAGCTGGAAGTCAATCAGCAAGTCAGGCATCAGCAAGCAGCTCTGCCTCCGCTTTTGCCTCTGCATCAGCTTTCGCTCAATCAGCGTCTTTCGCACTTTCATCCTCCAGCTCTTTCGCAAGCGCCGTCTCATCAGCTTCTTCGGTTTCTGCTCTCGGAACTTTAGGATATCAAGTTGGCCTCCAAGCAGCAGGTTCTCTCGGAATCAGCAACTCCCAGGCATTTGCCAGTTCAATATCTCAAGCACTTACTTCGGTTGGTGTGGGAGCTAGTTCATCAGCATACGCGAGTGCAGTATCTGGAGTTGTTGCTCAATACCTTTCAGGAACAGGTGTTCTTACATCAGCGAATGCACAAGCTCTGGCTTCCTCTTTCGCAAATGTATTTGCAGCGTCTGCAGCCTCAGCTTCTGCAGCGGCATCTGCTTCAAGCGCAGCATCTGCACAGTCTACTGCTGCTGCATTAGCTCAAAGTCAGTCGGCAGCCTCTGCATTCTCTCAAGCAGCTAGTCAAGCATTTAGTCAGGCAGCTAGCCAAGCAGGAAGTCAAGCCGCAAGCCAAGCAGGAAGTCAAGCCGCAAGCCAAGCAGGAAGTCAAGCCGCAAGCCAAGCCGGAAGTCAAGCCGCAAGCCAAGCCGGAAGTCAAGCTGCAAGTCAAAGTGGATCTGGAGCATCGAGTTTCACAACAACCATTTCGAGGAGTAGTGCTGGTAGTCAGGCTGGTAGTCAAGCTGGTAGCCAAGCAGGAAGTCAAGCTGGTAGCCAAGCAGGAAGTCAAGCTGGTAGCCAAGCAGGAAGTCAAGCTGGTAGCCAAGCAGGAAGTCAAGCTGGTAGCCAAGCAGGAAGTCAAGCTGGTAGCCAAGCAGGAAGTCAAGCTGGTAGCCAAGCTGGCAGCCAAGCAGCTAGCCAAGCTGGAAGTCAATCAGCAAGTCAGGCATCAGCAAGCAGCTCTGCCTCCGCTTTTGCCTCTGCATCAGCTTTCGCTCAATCAGCGTCTTTCGCACTTTCATCCTCCAGCTCTTTCGCAAGCGCCGTCTCATCAGCTTCTTCGGTTTCTGCTCTCGGAACTTTAGGATATCAAGTTGGCCTCCAAGCAGCAGGTTCTCTTGGAATCAGCAACTCCCAGGCATTTGCCAGTTCAATATCTCAAGCACTTACTTCGGTTGGTGTGGGAGCTAGTTCATCAGCATACGCGAGTGCAGTATCTGGAGTTGTTGCTCAATACCTTTCAGGAACAGGTGTTCTTACATCAGCGAATGCACAAGCTCTGGCTTCCTCTTTCGCAAATGTATTTGCAGCGTCTGCAGCCTCAGCTTCTGCAGCGGCATCTGCTTCAAGCGCAGCATCTGCACAGTCTGCTGCTGCTGCATCAGCTCAAAGTCAGTCGGCAGCCTCTGCATTCTCTCAAGCAGCAAGTCAAGCATTTAGTCAGGCAGCTAGCCAAGCAGGAAGTCAAGCCGCAAGCCAAGCAGGAAGTCAAGCCGCAAGCCAAGCAGGAAGTCAAGCCGCAAGCCAAGCAGGAAGTCAAGCCGCAAGCCAAGCCGGAAGTCAAGCTGCAAGTCAAAGTGGATCTGGAGCATCGAGTTTCACAACAACCATTTCGAGGAGTAGTGCTGGTAGTCAGGCTGGTAGTCAAGCTG GAAGTCAAGCTGGTAGCCAAGCAGGAAGTCAAGCTGGTAGCCAAGCTGGCAGCCAAGCAGCTAGCCAAGCTGGAAGTCAATCAGCAAGTCAGGCATCAGCAAGCAGCTCTGCCTCCGCTTTTGCCTCTGCATCAGCTTTCGCTCAATCAGCGTCTTTCGCACTTTCATCCTCCAGCTCTTTCGCAAGCGCCGTCTCATCAGCTTCTTCGGTTTCTGCTCTCGGAACTTTAGGATATCAAGTTGGCCTCCAAGCAGCAGGTTCTCTCGGAATCAGCAACTCCCAGGCATTTGCCAGTTCAATATCTCAAGCACTTACTTCGGTTGGTGTGGGAGCTAGTTCATCAGCATACGCGAGTGCAGTATCTGGAGTTGTTGCTCAATACCTTTCAGGAACAGGTGTTCTTACATCAGCGAATGCACAAGCTCTGGCTTCCTCTTTCGCAAATGTATTTGCAGCGTCTGCAGCCTCAGCTTCTGCAGCGGCATCTGCTTCAAGCGCAGCATCTGCACAGTCTACTGCTGCTGCATTAGCTCAAAGTCAGTCGGCAGCCTCTGCATTCTCTCAAGCAGCTAGTCAAGCATTTAGTCAGGCAGCTAGCCAAGCAGGAAGTCAAGCCGCAAGCCAAGCAGGAAGTCAAGCCGCAAGCCAAGCAGGAAGTCAAGCCGCAAGCCAAGCAGGAAGTCAAGCCGCAAGCCAAGCCGGAAGTCAAGCTGCAAGTCAAAGTGGATCTGGAGCATCGAGTTTCACAACAACCATTTCGAGGAGTAGTGCTGGTAGTCAGGCTGGTAGTCAAGCTGGTAGCCAAGCAGGAAGTCAAGCTGGTAGCCAAGCAGGAAGTCAAGCTGGTAGCCAAGCAGGAAGTCAAGCTGGTAGCCAAGCAGGAAGTCAAGCTGGTAGCCAAGCCGGCAGCCAAGCAGCTAGCCAAGCTGGAAGTCAATCAGCAAGTCAGGCATCAGCAAGCAGCTCTGCCTCCGCTTTTGCCTCTGCATCAGCTTTCGCTCAATCAGCGTCTTTCGCACTTTCATCCTCCAGCTCTTTCGCAAGCGCCGTCTCATCAGCTTCTTCGGTTTCTGCTCTCGGAACTTTAGGATATCAAGTTGGCCTCCAAGCAGCAGGTTCTCTCGGAATCAGCAACTCCCAGGCATTTGCCAGTTCAATATCTCAAGCACTTACTTCGGTTGGTGTGGGAGCTAGTTCATCAGCATACGCGAGTGCAGTATCTGGAGTTGTTGCTCAATACCTTTCAGGAACAGGTGTTCTTACATCAGCGAATGCACAAGCTCTGGCTTCCTCTTTCGCAAATGTATTTGCAGCGTCTGCAGCCTCAGCTTCTGCAGCGGCATCTGCTTCAAGCGCAGCATCTGCACAGTCTGCTGCTGCTGCATTAGCTCAAAGTCAGTCGGCAGCCTCTGCATTCTCTCAAGCAGCTAGTCAAGCATTTAGTCAGGCAGCTAGCCAAGCAGGAAGTCAAGCCGCAAGCCAAGCAGGAAGTCAAGCCACAAGCCAAGCAGGAAGTCAAGCCGCAAGCCAAGCCGGAAGTCAAGCCGCAAGCCAAGCCGGAAGTCAAGCTGCAAGTCAAAGTGGATCTGGAGCATCGAGTTTCACAACAACCATTTCGAGGAGTAGTGCTGGTAGTCAGGCTGGTAGTCAAGCTG GAAGTCAAGCTGGTAGCCAAGCAGGAAGTCAAGCTGGTAGCCAAGCAGGAAGTCAAGCTGGTAGCCAAGCAGGAAGTCAAGCTGGTAGCCAAGCTGGCAGTCAAGCAGCTAGCCAAGCTGGAAGTCAATCAGCAAGTCAGGCATCAGCAAGCAGCTCTGCCTCCGCTTTTGCCTCTGCATCAGCTTTCGCTCAATCAGCGTCTTTCGCACTTTCATCCTCCAGCTCTTTCGCAAGCGCCGTCTCATCAGCTTCTTCGGTTTCTGCTCTCGGAACTTTAGGATATCAAGTTGGCCTCCAAGCAGCAGGTTCTCTCGGAATCAGCAACTCCCAGGCATTTGCCAGTTCAATATCTCAAGCACTTACTTCGGTTGGTGTGGGAGCTAGTTCATCAGCATACGCGAGTGCAGTATCTGGAGTTGTTGCTCAATACCTTTCAGGAACAGGTGTTCTTACATCAGCGAATGCACAAGCTCTGGCTTCCTCTTTCGCAAATGTATTTGCAGCGTCTGCAGCCTCAGCTTCTGCAGCGGCATCTGCTTCAAGCGCAGCATCTGCACAGTCTGCTGCTGCTGCATTAGCTCAAAGTCAGTCGGCAGCCTCTGCATTCTCTCAAGCAGCTAGTCAAGCATTTAGTCAGGCAGCTAGCCAAGCAGGAAGTCAAGCCGCAAGCCAAGCAGGAAGTCAAGCCGCAAGCCAAGCAGGAAGTCAAGCCGCAAGCCAAGCAGGAAGTCAAGCCGCAAGCCAAGCCGGAAGTCAAGCCGCAAGCCAAGCCGGAAGTCAAGCTGCAAGTCAAAGTGGATCTGGAGCATCGAGTTTCACAACAACCATTTCGAGGAGTAGTGCTG GAAGTCAAGCTGGTAGCCAAGCAGGAAGTCAGGCTGGTAGCCAAGCAGGAAGTCAAGCTGGTAGCCAAGCAGGAAGTCAAGCTGGTAGCCAAGCAGGAAGTCAAGCTGGTAGCCAAGCTGGCAGCCAAGCAGCTAGCCAAGCTGGAAGTCAATCAGCAAGTCAGGCATCAGCAAGCAGCTCTGCCTCCGCTTTTGCCTCTGCATCAGCTTTCGCTCAATCAGCGTCTTTCGCACTTTCATCCTCCAGCTCTTTCGCAAGCGCCGTCTCATCAGCTTCTTCGGTTTCTGCTCTCGGAACTTTAGGATATCAAGTTGGCCTCCAAGCAGCAGGTTCTCTCGGAATCAGCAACTCCCAGGCATTTGCCAGTTCAATATCTCAAGCACTTACTTCGGTTGGTGTGGGAGCTAGTTCATCAGCATACGCGAGTGCAGTATCTGGAGTTGTTGCTCAATACCTTTCAGGAACAGGTGTTCTTACATCAGCGAATGCTCAAGCTCTGGCTTCCTCTTTCGCAAATGTATTTGCAGCGTCTGCAGCCTCAGCTTCTGCAGCGGCATCTGCTTCAAGCGCAGCATCTGCACAGTCTACTGCTGCTGCATTAGCTCAAAGTCAGTCGGCAGCCTCTGCATTCTCTCAAGCAGCTAGTCAAGCATTTAGTCAGGCAGCTAGCCAAGCAGGAAGTCAAGCCGCAAGCCAAGCAGGAAGTCAAGCCGCAAGCCAAGCAGGAAGTCAAGCCGCAAGCCAAGCCGGAAGTCAAGCTGCAAGTCAAAGTGGATCTGGAGCATCGAGTTTCACAACAACCATTTCGAGGAGTAGTGCTGGTAGTCAGGCTGGTAGTCAAGCTGGTAGCCAAGCAGGAAGTCAAGCTGGTAGCCAAGCAGGAAGTCAAGCTGGTAGCCAAGCAGGAAGTCAAGCTGGTAGCCAAGCTGGCAGCCAAGCAGCTAGCCAAGCTGGAAGTCAATCAGCAAGTCAGGCATCAGCAAGCAGCTCTGCCTCCGCTTTTGCCTCTGCATCAGCTTTCGCTCAATCAGCGTCTTTCGCACTTTCATCCTCCAGCTCTTTCGCAAGCGCCGTCTCATCAGCTTCTTCGGTTTCTGCTCTCGGAACTTTAGGATATCAAGTTGGCCTCCAAGCAGCAGGTTCTCTCGGAATCAGCAACTCCCAGGCATTTGCCAGTTCAATATCTCAAGCACTTACTTCGGTTGGTGTGGGAGCTAGTTCATCAGCATACGCGAGTGCAGTATCTGGAGTTGTTGCTCAATACCTTTCAGGAACAGGTGTTCTTACATCAGCGAATGCACAAGCTCTGGCTTCCTCTTTCGCAAATGTATTTGCAGCGTCTGCAGCCTCAGCTTCTGCAGCGGCATCTGCTTCAAGCGCAGCATCTGCACAGTCTGCTGCTGCTGCATTAGCTCAAAGTCAGTCGGCAGCCTCTGCATTCTCTCAAGCAGCTAGTCAAGCATTTAGTCAGGCAGCTAGCCAAGCAGGAAGTCAAGTCGCAAGCCAAGCAGGAAGTCAAGCCGAGAGCCAAGCTGGAAGTCAAGCCGCAAGCCAAGCAGGAAGTCAAGCCGCAAGCCAAGCCGGAAGTCAAGCTGCAAGTCAAAGTGGATCTGGAGCATCGAGTTTCACAACAACCATTTCGAGGAGTAGTGCTGGTAGTCAAGCTGGTAGTCAAGCTGGTAGCCAAGCAGGAAGTCAAGCTGGTAGCCAAGCAGGAAGTCAAGCTGGTAGCCAAGCTGGCAGCCAAGCTGGCAGCCAAGCAGCTAGCCAAGCTGGAAGTCAATCAGCAAGTCAGGCATCAGCAAGCAGCTCTGCCTCCGCTTTTGCCTCTGCGTCAGCTTTCGCTCAATCAGCGTCTTTCGCACTTTCATCCTCCAGCTCTTTTGCAAGCGCCGTCTCATCAGCTTCTTCGGTTTCTGCTCTCGGAACTTTAGGATATCAAGTAGGCCTCCAAGCAGCAGGTTCTCTCGGAATCAGCAACTCCCAGGCATTTGCTAGTTCAATATCTCAAGCACTTACTTCGGTTGGTGTGGGAGCTAGTTCATCAGCATACGCGAGTGCAGTATCTGGAGTTGTTGCTCAATACCTTTCAGGAACAGGTGCTCTTACATCAGCGAATGCACAAGCTCTGGCTTCCTCTTTCGCAAATGTATTTGCAGCGTCTGCAGCCTCAGCTTCTGCAGCGGCATCTGCTTCAAGCGCAACATCTGCACAGTCGGCTGCTGCTGCATTAGCTCAAAGTCAGGCGGCAGCGTCAGCGTTTTCACAAGCAGCAAGTCAAGCATCGAGTCAAGCATCGAGTCAAGCAGCAAGTCAAGCATCGAGTCAAGCATCGAGTCAAGCAGGAAGTCAAGCATCGAGTCAAGCATCGAGTCAAGCATCGAGTCAAGCAGTAAGTCAAGCAGCTAGCCAAGCAGCAAGTCAAGCAGCAAGCCAAAGTGCAGCCTCAGCTAGAGCAGGAGCTTCCAGTGCTTCATTTTCCGCGTCTCAAAGTAATGCAGCCAGTCAAGCAGGTAGCCAAGCAGCAAGCCGAGCTGCCAGCCAAGCAGCTAGCCAAGCTGGAAGTCAATCAGCAAGTCAGGCAGCAGCAAGCAGCTCTGCCTCAGCTTCTGCCTCTGCATCTGCTTTCGCACAATCAGCTTCTCTCGCCCTAGCATCCTCCAGTTCTTTTGCAAGCGCCATCTCATCCGTTTCTTCAGTTTCTTCTCTTGGATCTTTAGGATATCAAGTTGGTCTTCAAGCAGCTGGGTCACTCGGAATCAGCAACTCCCAAGCATTCGCCAGTTCTATATCTCAAGCCCTTACTTCGGTTGGAGTAGGAGCTAGTTCAGCGGCTTACGCTAGTGCGGTATCCGGCGTTCTTGCTCAGTACCTTTCAGGAACAGGTGTCCTTACATCAGCCAACGCACAAGCTCTGGCTTCCTCTTTCGCAAATGTATTTGCTGCATCTGCAGCCTCAGCATCAGCCGCgacatctgcctctagctcaGCTTCTGCACAGTCTGCTGCAGCAGCATTGGCTCAAAATCAGTCGGCAGCATCGGCATTCTCCCAGGCTGCTAGTCAAGCAGGAAGTCAAGCGTCAAGCCAAGCAGGAAGTCAAGTGGCGAGCCAAAGTGCTTCCGGTTCAGGGGCTTTTGGATTCGGCACTTCTGCTTCAGGGATAATAACTTCTTCTCCTAGTTTAGCAAACTTAGTCAGCAATGTGGCTCCAATCCTTCTGTCTTCTAATGGTTTGTCTTCTTCTTCAGCCTCTTCACGAATTAATAGCATTGCTTCCGGTTTATCGACTGCTCTATCATCATCAAGTGGTGTCAGCCTTGAAAACCTTTCGAGTAGTTTATCTTCTGTGTTCTCAGAAATTCAGAACAATAGTTTCGGGGTTTCTGCTGAGCAAGCTTTGATTCAAGCTCTGTTTGAAGTCTTAACTGGTACAGTGCAAGTTCTTAACAGAGGTCAAACATCGTTCGTGAGTGTATCATCTCCTACTGTGATTAGCAGTTCTTTTTAG